The Dasypus novemcinctus isolate mDasNov1 chromosome 20, mDasNov1.1.hap2, whole genome shotgun sequence genome includes a region encoding these proteins:
- the LOC101445693 gene encoding killer cell lectin-like receptor subfamily B member 1B allele B isoform X3 has product MLRKPTLICRNPNSYHYGIFQKVGCAVIIILVLIVIVLSIYVFQLNSARHTEANNESIKKVCTGENKSGTNSSIDSSNRFTANQSCPSKDWKLHEGKCYWVSETKNSWKESQADCAMKNSLLFVIRDFIDMSFLWLHLNTSSFYWMGLSRTTEKLWIWTDNSSFDVNLFPIKEYTPQTRGMKCALLSRKEISVENCEKKNQWICRL; this is encoded by the exons ATTCTTACCATTATGGAATTTTCCAGAAAGTTGGATGTGCAGTGATCATCATACTTGTGCTAATAGTAATTGTGCTGAGTATTTATG TCTTCCAATTAAACTCTGCAAGACATACTGAAGCAAATaatgaatcaataaagaaagtCTGCACTGGAGAAAATAAATCTGGAACAAACAGCTCAATAG ATTCATCCAATCGTTTCACTGCCAATCAATCATGCCCCTCTAAAGACTGGAAGTTGCATGAAGGGAAATGTTATTGGGTTTCTGAAACTAAGAATTCTTGGAAAGAAAGTCAAGCTGACTGTGCCATGAAAAATTCACTTCTCTTTGTGATTCGGGACTTCATTGATATG AGTTTCCTGTGGCTGCACTTAAATACTTCAAGCTTTTATTGGATGGGTTTGAGTCGTACAACTGAAAAATTATGGATCTGGACAGACAACAGCTCTTTTGATGTAAATCT GTTTCCAATAAAAGAATACACTCCACAGACCCGGGGCATGAAATGTGCCCTGCTGTCTCGTAAAGAGATTAGTGTAGAAAattgtgagaaaaaaaatcaatggatttGTAGACTCTAA
- the LOC101445693 gene encoding killer cell lectin-like receptor subfamily B member 1B allele B isoform X1 codes for MAGEIVYADIKTVQTSSPKHSSLLQRTDSYHYGIFQKVGCAVIIILVLIVIVLSIYVFQLNSARHTEANNESIKKVCTGENKSGTNSSIDSSNRFTANQSCPSKDWKLHEGKCYWVSETKNSWKESQADCAMKNSLLFVIRDFIDMSFLWLHLNTSSFYWMGLSRTTEKLWIWTDNSSFDVNLFPIKEYTPQTRGMKCALLSRKEISVENCEKKNQWICRL; via the exons ATGGCTGGGGAGATAGTCTATGCTGATATTAAAACTGTTCAGACTTCCTCTCCAAAACATTCATCTCTCCTTCAGAGAACTG ATTCTTACCATTATGGAATTTTCCAGAAAGTTGGATGTGCAGTGATCATCATACTTGTGCTAATAGTAATTGTGCTGAGTATTTATG TCTTCCAATTAAACTCTGCAAGACATACTGAAGCAAATaatgaatcaataaagaaagtCTGCACTGGAGAAAATAAATCTGGAACAAACAGCTCAATAG ATTCATCCAATCGTTTCACTGCCAATCAATCATGCCCCTCTAAAGACTGGAAGTTGCATGAAGGGAAATGTTATTGGGTTTCTGAAACTAAGAATTCTTGGAAAGAAAGTCAAGCTGACTGTGCCATGAAAAATTCACTTCTCTTTGTGATTCGGGACTTCATTGATATG AGTTTCCTGTGGCTGCACTTAAATACTTCAAGCTTTTATTGGATGGGTTTGAGTCGTACAACTGAAAAATTATGGATCTGGACAGACAACAGCTCTTTTGATGTAAATCT GTTTCCAATAAAAGAATACACTCCACAGACCCGGGGCATGAAATGTGCCCTGCTGTCTCGTAAAGAGATTAGTGTAGAAAattgtgagaaaaaaaatcaatggatttGTAGACTCTAA